From Bacillus oleivorans, the proteins below share one genomic window:
- a CDS encoding BsuPI-related putative proteinase inhibitor: MKKTLVSLFMTSMLVYVLPTQLAMAIQPSFGLALDIHVKPGTEQAEMEIILQNRSTEKRELIFSTSQVFEIQIINPKTKETVYTYSANKAFLQAIQRMVLQPKEKRRWRETWVYPNGKVPQGEHVVKLTLLAKTVDNKPLDHNQSSIVKQVFFPEVNPTVTDLSVERNYDGFLVSGTVAANSDDLYFTLDDGHRVLIPEKRIWVRQDHFYFLVPNNEIPLQTKGTLILTIYTKSNRDSPYVIPLEA, translated from the coding sequence ATGAAAAAGACGCTTGTAAGTTTGTTCATGACGAGTATGTTGGTTTACGTTCTTCCTACTCAATTGGCAATGGCAATTCAGCCTTCATTTGGTTTAGCGTTAGACATTCATGTAAAGCCTGGAACAGAGCAGGCAGAAATGGAGATCATTCTGCAAAATCGCAGTACTGAGAAACGGGAACTTATATTTTCAACGTCGCAAGTGTTTGAAATTCAAATAATCAATCCGAAAACGAAAGAGACTGTCTATACGTATTCAGCTAACAAGGCCTTTTTACAAGCCATCCAAAGAATGGTTTTACAGCCAAAGGAAAAAAGAAGGTGGAGAGAAACATGGGTTTATCCAAATGGTAAAGTGCCGCAAGGGGAACATGTCGTAAAATTGACTTTATTAGCTAAAACCGTCGACAATAAGCCACTCGATCATAATCAAAGTAGTATTGTCAAACAGGTTTTCTTTCCTGAGGTAAATCCAACCGTAACAGACCTTTCTGTGGAACGGAATTACGATGGTTTCCTTGTAAGCGGGACTGTAGCAGCCAACAGTGATGACTTATATTTTACATTGGATGATGGCCACAGAGTTCTGATTCCTGAAAAAAGGATTTGGGTGAGACAAGATCATTTTTATTTCTTAGTGCCCAATAATGAAATTCCGCTGCAGACGAAAGGGACGTTAATTTTAACGATTTATACAAAAAGTAATCGGGATTCGCCTTACGTGATCCCGTTAGAAGCCTAA
- a CDS encoding DUF3813 domain-containing protein encodes MGNQLFGEASKWVYRVTEASKGTGSKDDSLAAKAQNALSSAYANSTTAEKRQLRELQDQLDQIK; translated from the coding sequence GTGGGGAACCAGCTTTTCGGGGAAGCTTCTAAATGGGTGTATCGGGTGACTGAGGCAAGTAAAGGAACTGGTTCTAAAGACGACTCGTTAGCGGCAAAAGCGCAAAATGCCTTATCTTCGGCCTACGCCAATTCAACAACAGCTGAGAAAAGGCAATTAAGAGAGCTGCAGGATCAGCTAGATCAAATCAAATAG